The Limanda limanda chromosome 14, fLimLim1.1, whole genome shotgun sequence genomic interval AACAATGAATCATCATTCGCAATTTAATCATCACCACCAccgccatcatcatcatcgtcatcgtcgtcgtcatcatcttcatcgtcgtcatcatcatcatcatcttcctcttcgtcctcttcctcatcgTCATCGCCGCTGCTGGGCTCAGACCCTTCATCATCTGAACTTTCAGCTTCTTTTTTCTCCACAACTTTCAGATGAACTGCCTCTTCCGGAGAACTGACACCACCCCCACAGAACAAATGCaatccaatcacacacacacgtaaaaagTGAGATGGGCTATTGGTGTATAAAGTGGTGAATAATTGGGCAAATGGAAAGTGCGGCAAATGAACAAAAAGACCCACTTTGGTTTACCTCAGCAAACAATGGATAGCCAGAAGATGATAATGAATACAATACCCCAAATCCTCAGCTGGTAGTAAACCCAGCCAGAGTACCACGGAGAATCGATGCACTGCGTCTCTCAGTGGACAGAGATGACCAAAACATCGGTTCATCAACATTTCTCCACCAAAACCACCGTGGTTCTCTGGATTTAAAGTCTCAGGGTTAGTAGACATGTGTTCATAGGTAAACGGGGCACACACTGTGAAGCAGTGGGAGGGTTATGCTCAGAAAAAGTTACAGCTACAATACAATCCCTCAAGAGAAGGTAAAAGAGAGGATACATCGATTTATGACTCAATTCACCACAGCGGTACCATGTCTTAAGTGCCGTTGTGCTCTTTAGGGAAAAATGTTGTATAAAGGGGACCAACTTTCAATGATGATTCAGCTGAGGCACAGCACTACAAAACTCAtgttcaatttaaaaaagataatgAAGACACTGGTCATTTCCTTGctatatgataaaaaaatgtatgtaattgGTGCAGTGAGCACTGCTGCTGTGAATTGAGGTTAATGGACAAGTTTAAAGACCCGCATTTTGTTAGAAAATCCATCCATATTTACATCTCCTAGTCTACAGTTTAAATACTGAATGGAACTTTtggtaaaaatgtataaaagtgtGGAATGTTCTGGCGTGACAACCAATTGGATGTGTGGTGCATAACAGTTCTAATACTGAAGTGAGTAAACTACAATAATATCTGAGAGGTTCACATTGGAGGAGCaaagatggaagaagaagacaccGTCCCCCCCTCAGCTGTCATTTGGCTCTTCCAGCAGAGTGGACCCAAACAGCTAATTAGACGCCACACCAGTCCCAAAAAGAAGCGAGCGGAGCTCCTGCTCTCTGGTCCTCACCACACGGTCGGGTCCTTCCACTCTTGCTCCCTTGGGCGCAGCTCGATGTCGTGATCCATGCTACGTTTCCTGTAAAGCCTCACTGCTATAAAGATAGTGAAGAGGATCAGGATTACGCCACAGGCGCTTCCGATGATGATCGCCAGGATGCTGATGTCAGTCAGGGTAACTAGAGGCAATGGAAGACAAATAAGTGATAACATATGgtgaaaagcagcagagaaCACAATAGAGAGAAAAGCATCCCAGCCAGAATATTTCTACCAAGACCAGTAAATTAAGTCAATCTAAATATATGCTGAAAACACTGTGGTACTGACTGACAAGCCAAAGTGAGATGAAAATATACTTATATACTCTTCATCCCAGATGTCTTACCTTTGTCGACGACTCTGAAGCTGATCTCTCCGTTTTTGCCGTGCACATCTGGACGGTTGCGCACCTGGCAGGAGTAGGTACCGTTAAAGGTCGGGGGCACCTCACGCAGGGTGATGGAGGCGTCCCCTCGCGTTATATCCCCCGCCCACACTGCATGGTCTTTAAAACGCCCAGTCTCTGGAGGGTACCCTTTCTCCTGGTAGTaaaacacctgaaacacacacaaaaagcattTAATGCATACAAATAATTTAGTGTATAAATCCAAATTATTGCTTCTACtaaaatgctgctgctctggcTATTTCAGCTGTTAGCGAGCTAACGTAGCGCAGCTTGACGAAGCTAACATTTCTGTGCTATGTGCACATTTTCCAGTTCGGCGAACATGGGGCTAACGTTCCCTTCCCTACACATTTTGAAATGCTCAACACAACGCGCCAGTCGCTTGCTCTTCAAGGAGAATTTTGTGACCATGAAGGCGTAGACAGTAGGAGATGCTCCCTTCCTTTGATATACGATATACAAACATGATCTAAAGTAATGGAAGTGTAAGACAACTGTAAGAGTCATCATGAGCAGCTATCAGGCCAGCCACCTACTCTTCTCCACTGGATTCACTTAAAGCTGTTTGGAGCCAGTTCAATTTATCAACTGACTATTGATACAAGAATGAGAGCGATAAAATGAAACGAGCAAATGACGACATTaacatacaataaataaaaactgtcaAAGTAGTTTTTTAGTAAAAGCACAGTTCCTACACACCGACTCATCTGTTCCCGAGTTCATGGGCCTGAAGTTCCACGACACTATGACCGACTGGTGCGTCATCGGGTGACTGGAGGTGAAGGTGcacttcagtttcacatctGTCCCATTGGTGGCCTCCACGTCGCTTGGAGTGTACACTTCTATTCCACTGACATATTGCAACCCTGTGACAGAGACAACCAAGTAAAACAACAAGCAATATTCATTAATATCTAATCTAATGCACATAGGTTCAAGGGTCAAACAGCTCAGGTTAGTGTCAAATTTTTCCGCCTTTCGGCAATTAATCAGAAACAATCTTGACAGTTGAGACGAAAGTAACATGGAGATCTCTGCTGTTAGTATGTGTGACCTGATTTTCCACTTACAATTGTGAAATCAATGTCAAACAAGAACATACCTAATTCAAATAATTTAAGAGCTGCTATGCATACCACaggttgatgagtgcatgtaTGTATGAGGAGCTTAGGTAAGGTCATAGCGATACAGCCTCAATAGAACCCTTAACAAACCCAGGGAGTAATACATATTTCATCTGGATAAAGCAGATTTGATTAATTATGATTTAAGTGGTATAAATCTTTTGACAAATATGAATCATGTTTCACTTGAAACCATGAAACCCACAGTAGGAGCAAACTGGCAACTGTTCATCTCCCTCGAGGGTTGTGGCAAACTTCAGCAGTTTAGCTCAATCTGGATCACACTGTCAGCCACAGGGACGAGCAGACCTGCAGACTCTTCCTGAGGATTAAAACATTCCTTCTAATAAACCACAgcgaagaagaaaaagaagaagccaAGAATGTCCAGTAATCCTTGACAGAGAGGCGTGAAATCAAATGTTCGCCTGCAGATGAAAAATCTAAGGGGATAAGAGAATTTAATAGGACATGTTAAGAACAAGAACttgtaaaatgtcaaattcaATGATTAAAAAGAGGATTAATAACACTTGAATAAAAGCAAACCTTCGACTGTAAATAGAGGATAAAAAACTACTTGAAAATAAAAGAAGTTTCCATATATCTCATATGAAAAGTCTAAAAAGCTAAACAAGAGCTCTTTTAAATACTGAGGTGGATACGTTTTTTCCCCATTTCAAATTGAAtctctttaaatatatttgctaTTTGACATATTTCTTTGTCTAATTCCTGGAAACTTGTTTAGTTCCAAAATTCTCAGCTCCTCCCACTACAAACAGTTATCTCACAGGAGGTTGATGCCAACcaggaagaaggaaaaacatgtttgaatgtgtggGTGTTTCTTCAAAACTTGGCAATGAGGAGCTACTAATGTGAAagaattacatttatttcagcCAAGACTGGACCTGGACCACAACACTGGGGCTGGCCATATAAACGCTAATGTCCAAGACTGACTGATGAGCCGATTTCAAACTTGAACTCCCGGAAATTAATTGTGTGTGAAGAGTAGATAGATTTTTTATTGAgacagttttcctttcacatatgaaggaagcagcaggagattgtctagGTCCAACACATTCATAATAATGGGCAAGAGTTGGCGTTTGGGTAAatcatgcaggaggcaggaggaaggacatgATGTATGAATCCTGCCGCGGAAAgcaatgttttgtatttttacagcaCATCGCCAACAGCTCCGatcgccaaaagctcttgaatctcgcTGTCTTTCCAAGTTTACATCTTTGTCTGCGTCTTATACATGTAGAACACCTTCCTTTCATCCTGAGATTTGTGTCCCTTCGGAGTTATAAACCTCAGCAACACGCCAACTCACTCGCTGTGAATTTCCCTcctctattctcacatgggctcactcagacCTTTAGGGAGGTAAAGTTGTGGAATATACCCGGAACAACTGGCTCAGACATTtacgttctcacatacagcccgtCCACAAAATGTTCAGTTAATTTCTATAGAGTGACGAAGTTACACCAGTGGTCAGCCGGTCGAGTGCTGGAGTTTCACCATTGACAATTGCTCTGTCAAACTAATTTGGCAGTTTCTGTTTTGTCACATCCAGTGTTTACATGCAGATAGCTACTTCTGTAAAAGACGGTCACCTACTGGCCTGAGTGGGAGGTCGGCCCTCCGCAGGCACACTATGTGTCATTCAACTTGACTGCATGGCAGCTGACACAGAAATGAAGGatcttctcattttctctctctgagaTCATTTTGCATGTGAACATACTGACTACTGGGAGGTTTCAAGTATTTAAACGTGGTGGATTGTTACAGATAATGAGAGTTGTtatgttaaacatgcaggtcaTTGACCAGCAGTGACCACCAACTACTGGGTCGTTGGGGTCCCTTGAGTCGAGCTGTGAATAGATGTGGAAAGTCGCAGACCCACCCTGCTACTGTGTGAATACATGTTAAATacctgagaacacacactgctcagcTTTGTTagctgttttaaaatactatgggagggaaagggagagtCATGGAGAGAAGTAAACAAATAAAGGAATGAAACCTGGTAACATTATGCTGAGTGCTAATAAGATGCCATGATGGCATGCATATAATAGTGTCATTCAGTGACTTTTGAGCAGACTTTAcccaatttaaatgaaaaataattgtttgcatCACATAGTGGTTACGTAAACTattatttttaccctgttgCAAGTAGCAGCATTTGATTCTTGCACAATGCATTTTACTGTTAATACAAAATCGAATGAGGTtaaacactttcactttcttaTTAAAACTGAATTAATGAGAAGCTTCTCTGCCATTCCCAAGTCTCTGCATGTAActacacagaaaataaaacaagtctGTGCTACTTGTAAGACAAGTTATAGTGTAGTTTAGCATAATATCCACCTTACAGGAAAAATCCTGCTCCACATTATATATCTGTTGTGATGCCATGAAATTCATCATCAAACAGCTCGACATTTATAGGAAAACAATCGTCTCAGGCTCTACGGCTCACTGGCTTCAACCTGAGTTTAAAGGTAAATTATCTGTACCAAGGACTCATGTGTAAATTATTTGCTTAGTTTCATTTTCCACCATTCAACCAAAATGGGGACAATCCCTGGAGGCTAGGTGTTTCCTGACCTGCTTGTCCAAACAGCTCCTCCATACTCCATGTTTACAGGGTATTTGAGCAAAACAAATCTCGATGACAGCAGAAAGATGGCCTTGTGTATATTTAAAAGTCGACATACTGTTCGATATCGCTCATTAAACATCCAGCGGGGCATGTGTTGGTGACTGTTTCGAATTACAGACAAAACATGTTGAAATTACACAACACTTCTGAGTTTCAAGCCTTTACACAGCAACTCCCAATTGTACTTACTTGATTCTtattgttctgggtttgtaccctcatggttgaatgcacttattgtaagtcgctttggataaaagtgtcagctaaatgaaatgtaatgtaatgatagATTTGATTGGGATATTACACAAGAATAAATGTAACATTTATAAGTATATTAGTATGTAAGTTTATGGGAGCTGCATGTATTGTTGCTCATAGCTGGGACTATGCCTAACCTGCTATTGGATTCATCTATATTCAAGTCAAATTTTGGACAAGCAAAATCCAGATAACATTGTAACACAaggtatatataatataaataacataatataaataaaacgaTTATAATACTATTATACTACAGTGTACTTTTGCTTGAATGGTTGATGATATTAAATAATGGctaaattatacatatatataaattagTATAGATTATATGAAAACATAGTATATTCTACTCTGTAAACTGCTTCTACTCTTCACTATGAGGGAAGGCTTCATGTAAAGCGATCAAGACAAATAAACAAGCTCCTAGCAGACTTAACGCTGCTTGTCCTGCAGTGAGAAGTGGCTCACAACCCACCGATACAAAAAACAAGGCTTATTTACAACAGTGCTGACATTAGTAACTTTGCTTTGCTTAAGAGAAAACGTAGTAATGGATCAGAATATATCCAGGAAGTAGCTGGGACTCACCTGGCAGCAGGAGTCCTCCCAGCAGAAGCAGAGGCCATATCCGACACATAGgataataattaaacatttattcgGAGCTGTTTAGATCCTGTGTGAGAGTCGCGTCATGTAGTTTAACACGCTGCAAACATGGaggaaaaaatatcaaaacagaGAGTCGGAGGTGAAAGAATCAAACGCCTCGTCTCTCCTGGGTCTGTCCTCTTCGGTGGTGAAAGAGCGAGTCACACTCCTCCTGCACACACCTGATGGGCGGTGTTAAGCCGATCCTCTCTCTTCTTGCATAACCTGTATGATCACACACTCCACACCTGCACTATTCCCCTCAAAGCTTGTTCGTGCTTTACTCCCGTTAAGCCCAGGGGAAGTTTAGACGCACTCACTGATGTCTCAGGAGTTACTTATTAACCCAGAGTCAAgttaaaactgtatttttttactttagtcAACTCTCTCTGGACTGGTTCCACCTGGTGGCCACAGCATCACATCACAAACACCAGCCACTTCTCAGTCAACAGACCTGGGTGGAATCCTGCGGGATGAATTGGGAATattatgtgttttattgtgtgatAACGTTAaagcttcagtgtgtagaatttagagacatctagtggtgaggtttcatgttgcagctgaatacccttcACCTCACCGcacccttccaaacatgaaagagaacattctgcaaaaaacaaatattatttgaTGGAAATGTATCACTGACCAGTACAGTCATACTGAAAACTATTATATTGTTATCAGTAGTCCCATCCATGAATATGGGAATCTCTTCATCTAtactttagttttatttattcattttgagaTCCCATCGGATCCATGGTCATAAACATGTTGCCACCGAAATGTCACTCGATTGGATGTAAAATGAATTGAGAGATGGATAAGAGTTTTTCCCCACAGACTGGGGCAACATGAtggtgaaaac includes:
- the mpzl2b gene encoding myelin protein zero-like protein 2b; translation: MFNYYPMCRIWPLLLLGGLLLPGLQYVSGIEVYTPSDVEATNGTDVKLKCTFTSSHPMTHQSVIVSWNFRPMNSGTDESVFYYQEKGYPPETGRFKDHAVWAGDITRGDASITLREVPPTFNGTYSCQVRNRPDVHGKNGEISFRVVDKVTLTDISILAIIIGSACGVILILFTIFIAVRLYRKRSMDHDIELRPREQEWKDPTVCSPEEAVHLKVVEKKEAESSDDEGSEPSSGDDDEEEDEEEDDDDDDDDEDDDDDDDDDDDGGGGDD